The following coding sequences are from one Lolium rigidum isolate FL_2022 chromosome 6, APGP_CSIRO_Lrig_0.1, whole genome shotgun sequence window:
- the LOC124663113 gene encoding proline-rich receptor-like protein kinase PERK1, protein MQRHGAGDCDARCATACQRCDIDQCSTSVATDFFYDPRQPTTPLQHSHALSTTPSSTPPLMQSWQSGGGGGTPGSPLPALTGGTFGYDELAAATDRFSEANLLGEGGFGHVYKGTVRGQEVAIKKLRAGSGQGHKEFRAEVDIISRVHHKNLVSLVGFCIHAEQRLLVYEYVPNKTLESQLHHGSSRATLDWPRRWKIAVGSAKGLAYLHEDCHPKIIHRDIKAANILLDYNYEPKVADFGLAKCQEIEQTAVETRIMGTFGYLAPEYAATGKVSDRSDVFSFGVMLLELITGRKPIMESSDHQPETLVSWAKPLLTKAAEEENYEELIDPKLETNYDAYDMARLIACAAAAVRQTARSRPRMTQIVRYLEGELSAEDLNGGMAPGQSAMHRSSGGANTDEMRRLRKMAFGPGSGTVGGTISEYASSEQSAPTSEYGLNPSSEYTASSAATTEDMTDAPYRTGSGEARPGTTERLSRRTTASRQVGRPSRG, encoded by the exons ATGCAACGGCACGGAGCTGGTGACTGCGACGCGCGCTGCGCCACGGCGTGCCAGCGTTGCGACATTGATCAGTGCTCCACTTCTGTAGCTA CGGATTTCTTCTACGACCCGAGGCAGCCGACGACGCCGCTGCAGCATTCGCACGCGCTGTCCACGACGCCCTCGTCGACGCCGCCGCTGATGCAGTCATggcagagcggcggcggcggcgggacgcccggGTCGCCGCTGCCGGCCCTGACAGGCGGCACGTTCGGGTACGACGagctggcggccgcgacggacagGTTCTCGGAGGCGAACCTGCTTGGAGAGGGCGGGTTCGGGCACGTGTACAAGGGCACTGTGCGCGGGCAGGAGGTGGCCATCAAGAAGCTGCGCGCCGGCAGCGGGCAGGGCCATAAGGAGTTCCGGGCGGAGGTGGACATCATCAGCCGCGTGCACCACAAGAACCTCGTCTCCCTCGTTGGCTTCTGCATCCACGCCGAGCAGCGCCTCCTCGTCTACGAGTATGTCCCCAATAAGACGCTCGAGTCACAGCTGCATCATG GGAGCAGTCGTGCGACGCTAGATTGGCCGCGGCGGTGGAAGATCGCCGTCGGTTCTGCTAAGGGTCTCGCGTATTTGCACGAGGACT GTCACCCCAAGATCATCCATCGTGACATCAAGGCAGCCAACATCCTCCTGGATTACAACTACGAGCCCAAG GTTGCAGATTTTGGGCTAGCAAAATGCCAGGAAATAGAACAGACTGCTGTCGAAACGCGCATAATGGGAACATTTGG ATATCTGGCTCCGGAATATGCTGCCACCGGCAAAGTCTCCGACCGGTCCGACGTCTTCTCCTTCGGCGTAATGCTTCTGGAGCTGATCACGGGAAGGAAACCTATCATGGAATCTTCAGATCACCAGCCTGAAACATTGGTTTCTTGG GCGAAGCCCTTGCTGacgaaggccgcggaggaggaaAACTACGAGGAGCTGATCGACCCGAAGCTGGAGACCAACTACGACGCTTACGACATGGCGCGGCTCATCGCGTGTGCAGCCGCCGCCGTTCGCCAAACCGCGAGGTCTCGCCCCCGGATGACCCAG ATCGTCCGGTACCTGGAGGGCGAGCTGTCGGCGGAGGACCTGAACGGCGGCATGGCGCCAGGCCAGAGCGCGATGCATCGGTCGTCAGGCGGCGCCAACACGGACGAGATGAGGCGGCTGAGGAAGATGGCGTTCGGCCCGGGGAGTGGCACGGTCGGTGGCACCATCAGCGAGTACGCCAGCAGCGAGCAGAGCGCGCCGACGAGCGAGTACGGGCTGAACCCGTCCAGCGAGTACACGGCCAGCAGCGCGGCAACCACGGAGGACATGACAGACGCCCCATACAGAACTGGGAGCGGCGAGGCTAGACCCGGAACTACGGAGCGGTTAAGCAGGCGCACCACCGCCAGCAGGCAGGTCGGACGGCCCAGCCGAGGGTGA